GATGCAGGTCATACACTGACTTTTGTTACGCCAACAGGCTTAGCCCCTACCATGGACAAAATTTCTGACAATGCGATGTTTTTTAATGGTAATGAAAAAGCACTGCAGGCACATAAAACCTTGCTTAAATCATTAAAATTAGTTGATCGTATTGAGTCTCCCGTGATCAGTTTAAACCGCGTAAAGCAAATTGGTTATGATCATTTTGATGCTATCTATGTTCCCGGTGGCCATGCTCCAATGAATGATTTATTAAAAGATAAAAACATGGGCGCCTTGTTAACCTATTTTCATAATAACCAAAAAGTGACTGCGTTAGTCTGTCATGGGCCTATCGCTTTACTTTCAACCTTGCCAAATGCAGCGCAATTTGTCGCCTCATTAGAAGCGGGTGAAAATACTAAGAAACCATCTAGTTGGATCTATAACGGTTATAAAATGACTGCATTTAGTAATGCAGAAGAAGAAGCAGGTAAAGCTTGGCTCGGTGGCGGTGAGATGAAATTTTATCCGCAGAGTGCATTACAATTGGCAGGTGGGCAATATAGTCAAAGCGCTGAAGTTTGGCATTCTAACGTCGTTATCGATCGCGAATTGATCACAGGACAAAATCCTGCATCAGCTACCAATGTGGCACTCGCGCTTATTAAACGATTTGAGAAGTAGTTTTCTAAAAACAAATAATCTCATATAAGATCATATTACTGATTAATACGGTCTTATATGAGTCTACTCTCGCCAATAATATCGTCACGAAAACCTTTAATAATGGTGGATTTTAAATATCTAAAGATACTTATAGCAGTGGAATAAATTAAGTGATCATGTACCGCGCAGGAAAAATTAGCACTAGCAATGCGTGAGTTGCTGGAGATAGTTGTTCTCACTTACGACTCACGACACACAACACTGGGTGGGATAATTTCAACAAGCAAGATGGATCACTTTTTTAGTTCCTTTGGGATGTACTCATCAAAACACGTAAAGACTCAATGAACATCTGCTTTTGCGTCGAGATCGTCTGCGCACAGTAAATAGCACAAATATCCGCAACAATTGGCTGTTTAAGTGCTACAAAACACATGTTATTCCAACTTTGCTTTGCAAAACTCTGTGGCACAATAGAAATATACTCCTGATCTTCAAGCACATTCATTAATGTCATCGGCTCAATGACCTCTTGAGCTATCTGCGTTATAAAGCCTTCTTTTATACAATGTTGCACTATTAATTGCGAAGATGCCGAGTTTTTTTGCTTCATCATCACAAACTTTTCATCACTTAATTCGGATAAACAAAGCCTTTTTCTAGCGCTAAACTTATGCTTCTTTGAAAGGGCGACGCACATTGACTCAGTATAGAGTGTAGCTGCCACTAAGGGTTTAATATTAAGCGTATCGGCATAACGTACGATACCAATATCGATATCATTATTAACTAACGCCTCTTTTTGTGCCATGGGCGATAACTCAATAAATTCAAACTGAAATTTCGGATATTGCTTCTTAAGTTGCTGACAAGCAGAGCTAAATCCCGCCCAATAAATAGAGCTTATAATTCCAAAACGTAAATGTTCTTGTTGCTCCCTATCAAATTGACACACTTTATTAACGGAACCTTCAATGACTGTAAAAATATGAGCACATTCGTCTCGCAATAATATTCCGGCAGCGGTAAGTTGCAGACTGCGCTGCTGACGGTTAAATAATACGACATTTAGGATCGCTTCGAGTTCGCGCATCTGAGCACTTAAGGGAGACTTTGATATATGTAAACGCTCCGCGGCTTGCGTTAAATTTTGACTATGACTCGCCACATAAAAATACCTCAGCATTTTCATACTTAAACGTTCACTCCAAGCAAGATTTTT
The sequence above is a segment of the Psychromonas sp. CNPT3 genome. Coding sequences within it:
- a CDS encoding type 1 glutamine amidotransferase domain-containing protein, whose product is MKIFTKSVLASLIFVASSQMAIAENILVVMSDKDQLKLKGTDIYQTGFYLNELMQPVKLLLDAGHTLTFVTPTGLAPTMDKISDNAMFFNGNEKALQAHKTLLKSLKLVDRIESPVISLNRVKQIGYDHFDAIYVPGGHAPMNDLLKDKNMGALLTYFHNNQKVTALVCHGPIALLSTLPNAAQFVASLEAGENTKKPSSWIYNGYKMTAFSNAEEEAGKAWLGGGEMKFYPQSALQLAGGQYSQSAEVWHSNVVIDRELITGQNPASATNVALALIKRFEK
- a CDS encoding LysR family transcriptional regulator, yielding MHTTGNQSVGKSNLELPFDIKNLAWSERLSMKMLRYFYVASHSQNLTQAAERLHISKSPLSAQMRELEAILNVVLFNRQQRSLQLTAAGILLRDECAHIFTVIEGSVNKVCQFDREQQEHLRFGIISSIYWAGFSSACQQLKKQYPKFQFEFIELSPMAQKEALVNNDIDIGIVRYADTLNIKPLVAATLYTESMCVALSKKHKFSARKRLCLSELSDEKFVMMKQKNSASSQLIVQHCIKEGFITQIAQEVIEPMTLMNVLEDQEYISIVPQSFAKQSWNNMCFVALKQPIVADICAIYCAQTISTQKQMFIESLRVLMSTSQRN